The Halomonas sp. 'Soap Lake #6' genomic sequence TTGAATAATTTGCTTACAAGTAGTGCCGCGCACAATGGAGTCATCCACCAGCAGGACATTTTTACCCCTGAACTCCACATCGATGGCATTTAGCTTTTGGCGTACCGATTTTTTACGCTGGGTTTGGCCCGGCATAATAAAGGTTCGGCCAATATAGCGGTTCTTCATAAACCCTTCACGATAGGTCACCCCAAGGTGCTGAGCCATTTCCAGCGCCGAGGTACGGGAGGTATCGGGAATAGGAATAACCACATCGATATCATGATCCGGCCACTCATTGAGAATGCGATCACCCAGCTTGCGGCCCATTTGCATGCGCGTGCCATACACATAGGCGCCATCCAAAAGCGAATCCGGGCGTGCTAGGTAAACGTGCTCAAAAATGCACGAGTGTAACTGCGGACGGTCTGCACAAACTTGAGTGTGCACCTGCCCTTGCATATCAACAAAAATAGCCTCGCCAGGCGCCAAATCGCGCTCTAGCTCAAAACCACCTACATCCAGCGCCACAGATTCAGAGGCAATCATTACCTCTTGGCCGTCGGCATCTTGACGTGTGCCAAACACTACTGGGCGAATGCCATAGGGGTCACGAAATGCCACCATGCCAAAGCCATTGATAATCGCGACCGCCGCGTAGCCGCCTTTGCAGCGCCGATGCACTCTACGAACCGCATCAAAAATATCTTCTGCTTCTAAATGCAGGCCCTGCTTGCCCAACTCATGGGCAAATACGTTAAGCAGCACTTCGGAGTCGGAGCTAGTGTTGATATGACGCAAATCGGTGGAGAAAAGCTCCTGCTTCAGCTGCTCAGAATTGGTCAGGTTACCGTTGTGCGCTAGCGCTATGCCATAAGGAGAGTTGACATAAAACGGCTGCGACTCAGCTTCACTGGAAGAGCCTGCCGTAGGATAACGTACGTGCCCAATGCCCAGGTTGCCTTTAAGACGAGCCATATGCCGAGTATGAAACACGTCTCTAACCAGCCCGTTACTCTTGCGCAGTAAGAAGCGTCCCTCGCTCCAGGTCATCATGCCGGCAGCGTCCTGGCCCCGATGCTGAAGTACGGTCAGGGCATCGTAGATTCCCTGATTTACCGCCTGCTTGGCCAGAAGGCCCACAATACCGCACATTCCAGTTACCTCGCTTTAATGCCATGACTTACCGGGGTAAGCCCGTACGTTCATCAACTTACAGAAACCCACAACATAGAACGATGCGGGTAGCTTACAAAAGAGGTTATAAAGCACTTCTCAAAATGGTAATGATTCAACCTTAAGCGCTACTCATTTTCTGGAGTAATGTGTACGCCTGGATCAAGGGGAGCTTGCTTGGCGCGCAGGTCAGGCAAAGAAATATCACGCAGTGATTCCGGGGCTTGAGGGAGCTCTCTCTCCCACTGATCCAACTGACTTACCGCCCAGTCTCTTAGCTCAATAAATGTAGGGCGTAACGCTGCTTGCTGCCAAGCTTGAAGCTCGCCAAGTGGCGTCAACGTAATAAGTACAGTAGCTACCAGAAGAATGACTGTTCCACGGGCCACACCAAAAGCCGCACCTGCAACGCGATTTAACAGCCCCATACCGACCCACTCTACGGCAGCATGTACCAAGCGGATAACGATACCGCACAACAAGATGACGGCAAAAATCACCAAAATAAACGCTAAGACCAAGCGTGCATCAAAGCTCTCAATAAAACCGCTCATCAACTCGGCTACTGGCTCGGCGAGCACCCGAGCCACCATTAGCGCCACAACCCAAGCAGCCAGGCCTAGCGCCTCTCTAACAAAGCCACGCACAAAGCCTGCCAGCATTGAAAGTGCCAAGACAGCCAAAAAAATCGCATCTATCCAGGTAAGTGCCATATAAATTAATCTCTTACCCTGACTAATAAACCTTGAACATTGGCACGCTGCTTAATCAACGCCATGGCCGCCTCGCCATCTTCGGAGGTGGCGTAGGGGCCAACATAGACGGTGGTGAGATTATTTTCGCGCTCACGCTTGTAGGTGCTAAACCCCTCTGCTCCCAGTTGCTCGCCTAGGCGCTGCGCATTCGCAGCATCTCCGAAGCTCCCCACTTGTATCGCCCACTCGCCTCGCTGCGTAGTAGCAGGGCCAGCCGAACTGGAGCCCGACGAACTTGCTGAAGAAGAGCTAGATGAAGTATTGCTGCTTGAAGATGCATTGCCACCGGAATTGGCAGCCACCAATGCAGCAATTGGGTCATTAGCGGGCGGAGACACAGGAGCCGTGTCTGGCTGCCGGGGCGCAGCATCAATTGGCGTGCTAATAACAGTGTCACTCCCAGATGACTCAGAAGTTGGCAATGCATTAATAGTTGATGGCATCTCTGGTGCGGGAACATCCTGTCGCGCAACTTGAACGGGCTGCTCAATAACAAAAGTAGGCTGCGGGCGCTCTTCCCGTGGAGCGGGATCACTCATCAGCCACGGCACAAAGATCGCCAGTAGCGCGAGTAAAATGACAATACCGCTGATGCGTTCCGTTTTACCGTATTTCATATCCGTCTCCATCAGGCTTAGCGGGCATTACGGTTAGGCTTGTCGAGCTTGCGGCAGCGGGTTTGCTAAAAGCGCAGCCACGGTGAAAAATGATCCGGTGGCCAACACACGGTCATCCAGCGTTAAGCTCTCGGCAATTGCGCTTACTCCCTCTTCGGGTGAAGCCGCACAGTAGCGCACACTTCCGCCCCGCGAGGTAATCCGCTCGGCTAATTCAGCCGCTGGCCGTCCACGCTCCCCTTCAAGAGTGACGCACACCCAATCAGTAATACGTGGAAGGAGAGCGTCTATCACACCGTCCGCATCTTTATCATTGAGCATACCAATCAAGGCCCACTGCCGCCCACCAGGCGGAGGCACAGGTAACCGACGGGCCACGTATTCAGCAGCATGAGGGTTATGCCCCACATCCAAGCACCATTGACCAACCCACTGCATACGCCCTGGAAGCCTTACCGACCCCAGCGCATCGCAACATGCTTTTGTGGTTAACAGCACGCCGCCAAGTGACAAGGCCTGCAGCGCTGTGGCGGCATTATCAATCGGCAGCCCTGGATCGGGAAGCCCATTAAGTGAAATTGTTTCGCCATCAGCGTTTAGACCATACCAACACCAAGAAGTGTTGGCTGTGTCGTTACTTTCTCTGACACCGCCTATTGGTCCATGTTCTGCAACGTCATGCTTTACAGTACCACTCTCGCTTAGATCCCTCCCTATAAAGTCACTGTCAGCATTTCTAACGGTGCGCTGATCAGAACCGACAAGTAAACTATGGGAAAACGCTACTCCTAAGCTATAAACAGGAGCGGAGATGGCAGTGGCAGAATCGGCAACACTTGCTGGTAGTGACAGGCTGCCCAACACCGCAGGCTTTAATGGGCGAAAAATACCCGCTTTCTCACGCCCAATTTGATCAATATCTGTGCCGAGAAAATTCGCGTGGTCCTGGGCAATAGTCGTTACCACACCAACGTCAGCATCAATAATATTAATCGCATCCAAGCGCCCACCCAGGCCTACTTCAAGTAGTGCCAAATCAAGCTTGGCCTTAGCCAAACACCATAGCGCACATAGCGTCCCTGCTTCGAAATAGGTCAGACTAATGGCGGGCTTTTGTAGCCTTGCAGCTTCTACTTCAGCAAAGCCCTCCACTAGCTGTTGGTCTTCGGCTTCCCGTCCATTGATAGTGACACGCTCGTTGTAACGCAAAAGGTGGGGAGACGTGTAAGTACCTGTTCGCAGGCCATGGGAGCGGGCTAGAGCATCCATCATGGCAAGGGTAGACCCCTTGCCATTGGTGCCCGCAACAGTAATCACCCGCGTTGCAATGGGGCGAGTTAGCAACCCCATTCGCGTAGCTACCTGCGATACCCTCTCAAGCCCCATATCAATCCCTACTGGGTGCAGGGTTTCAAGATAATGTAGCCAATCCGCCAAGGACCTCGGTGTTAAAGACTTAGATGTTAAGGACTTAGATGTTAAGGACTTAGGCATTACGTGTCGCGTCGTCACTCTTAACCGTGTCACTCTTAGCAGTAGTAGGTTCGTCGTGAACCTCAGTAGTGGCAGCGGCCTCATTAACATCCGCAAGCCGCTCATCATCCACTAGAGGCTCAGCAGTTGCAGCGTCTTCCAGGGAGTCATCATCAACAGGCATAGCGCTATGATGGGTAAGTTTTCTTAGCACACTGCCCACACGGGTACGCATATCATGACGATGGACAATCATATCCACCGTACCATGCTCCAACAAAAACTCGCTGCGTTGGAAACCTTCCGGTAGCGTCTCACGCACAGTTTGCTCAATAACCCGCGGCCCAGCAAAACCAATCAACGCATTAGGCTCGGCAATATTGAGATCCCCCAGCATCGCAAGCGACGCAGAAACACCGCCAAACACAGGATCAGTTAGTACGGAGATGTAAGGTATGCCTGACTGTTTGAGCTTTTCAAGCGCTGCTGATGTTTTGGCCATTTGCATTAGCGAGAACAGCGCTTCTTGCATCCGCGCCCCACCAGAGGCAGCAAAACAGATCAGCGGAATACGCTCTTCAAGTGCGATGGTGGCGGCACGGACGAACTTTTCGCCAACTACCGCCCCCATAGATCCACCCATAAACGTAAATTCGAAGGCCACCGCCACTACCGGCAAGCCATCTAATTCACCGCGCATGGCTACCAGCGCATCTTTCTCGCCAGTATCTTTCTGCGCTGCGGTTAGACGGTCTTTGTACTTTTTAGAGTCGCGGAATTTGAGGCGGTCATTAGGCTCAATCTCAGCCGCCACCTCTTCGCGTCCCTGTTTATCCAAAAACCAGTCCAGGCGCTTACGGGCCGTTAAGCGTAAGTGGTGGTCACACTTCGGACACACACTATGGTGCTTCTCTAACTCAGGAAGATAGAGAACGGCTTCACACTTGGGACATTTACGCCAGAGGCCGTCGGGCACGCTAGCGCGACGGTCTTTACGCTGGATACGCCCCATCGAGGGCACGATTTTATCTAACCAGCTCATATTAAAAAGGTTTCCATATACGTCAATGCCTGGCTAGGCCAAGCCTGATGAGTGTCGTCTGCCAATTCAGTGTAGACGATGAGGAGACAAACTTTAGGCATCCATTGCTGTACGCATTTCAGCCAACACGCTTTTCAGCTGGCCAGCAATGGTTTCAGGTGCATCAAGACTGTCAGCGATACGATTAACAAGCGCACTGCCAACGATAACACCATCAGCCACTTTCGCTACTTCTGCGGCTGTAACCCCGTCGCGAATACCAAAGCCAACACATAGCGGCAAGTCGGTCATTCCACGTAGCGGCGCTAGATGGTTAGCCACATCTTCAGCATTTAGCGTAGCCGCACCTGTTACACCTTTCAGCGAAACATAATACAGGTAGCCCTCACCGTGGGCACATATTGTAGCGGCACGAGCACGTGAAGTGGTAGGCGCAACCAAGAAAATCGCCGCTAAATCACGCGCTTTTAATAGTGGCCCCAACTCTTCAGCCTCTTCTGGCGGCATATCCACCACCAGCACACCATCTACACCGACGCTTGCTGCTTTATCTGCGAACACCTCGTAACCAAGCCGCTCAATGGGATTTAAATAGCCCATTAACACCACTGGGGTGGTGGTATCCGCTTGACGAAACTCGGCCACCATATCCAGCAGGTCAACAAGCCGCGTGCCTTTTTGCAGTGCACGCTCGCAGGCTTTTTGAATAACCGGACCGTCAGCCATCGGGTCTGAAAATGGCACACCAAGCTCAAGAATATCAGCCCCAGCTTCTACCAAGGCATGCATAAAGCCAACGGTATAGTGAGGCGCAGGATCACCGGCGGTAATGTAGGGAATTAGGGCCTTGCGACCCTGCTGCTTTAATTCTGAAAAACGCTGGTCAATACGATTCATGCTCACCCTTAAAACTCGATGCCGTCGATGTTCGCCACAGTCATAATGTCTTTATCACCACGACCGGAGAGGTTGACCACGATATGCTGGTCGGTGCGCATGGTTGGCGCTAACACCTTTGCATGCGCCAGCGCGTGAGCCGATTCAAGCGCTGGCATAATGCCTTCCATATGGGTCAATTCGCGAAAGGCTTCCAGCACTTCTTTATCGTTTGCAGCCACGTAGTTAACACGGCCAACATCTTTCCACAGAGCGTGTTCAGGGCCAACACCTGGGTAATCAAGGCCAGCTGAAATCGAGTGCGTATCCGAAACCTGGCCTGCCTCATCGGACATGAGGTACGTACGATTGCCATGTAACACGCCACGAGGGGCATTGGACGATAGCGGTGCAGCATGACGCCCTGTTTCCAGCCCATCGCCACCGGCTTCAACGCCGTACATAGCAACCGCGTCATCTTCAACAAATGGATAAAAGAGGCCCAACGCGTTAGAGCCACCACCGACACAAGCTACCAGCGCATCAGGTAGGCGGCCAATTTGCTCTAGCGACTGGCGCCTCGCCTCGCGACCCACCACTGCGTTGAAATCACGCACCAACTGCGGATAAGGATGCGGGCCAGCCACCGTACCGATGATATAAAAGGTGTTATCGACGTTTGTGACCCAATCACGCAGTGCTTCGTTCATCGCGTCTTTTAATGTGCGTGTACCCGACTCAACCGGAATAACCCGCGCACCGAGTAGATGCATGCGATAAACATTGAGCTTTTGACGCTGAACGTCTGCAGCTCCCATGTAAACATCACACTCAAGGCCTAAACGGGCAGCAACGGTGGCCGTGGCAACACCATGTTGACCTGCGCCAGTCTCAGCAATCACCCTTGGCTTACCGGTTTTTTTCGCCAGCAGCGCCTGACCGATAGTGTTATTGACCTTATGAGCGCCTGTGTGGTTTAAATCTTCGCGCTTAAGCCAGATTTGCGCACCCCCCAGCGACTTCGACCAGCGCTCGGCATGATATAGCGGAGATGGACGGCCCACATAGTGGGCAAGATCACGGTCAAACTCTGCCTGGAAGGCCGGGTCATCACGGAGACTTAGATACGTCTGCTCCAACTCTTCCAGGGCAAAGCTCAGGGTTTCTGACACAAACCGGCCACCATAGGGGCCAAAATGACCACGAGCATCCGGCATGCGGGTCAGGTCGCTGAACTTCGTTTCAGTGGCTGAGACAGTCACAGGCATACCTCACAAGATCGCCAGAACAGGCAAACAATGAATGAACTTACACAAGAACATAGCCGTTTTTGCGGCGTGCCCTCGCGGTGAACTATTGGGCGCTGGCTAACGCCACTTGTTTAACAAAGGACGCCATTAAATCGGCATCTTTAACGCCATGAGATGCCTCAATACCGCCCGATACATCAACAGCATAAGGCATAACTTGGTTAACTGCTGCAGCAACATTTGCTGCCGTTAACCCACCGGCGAGGATAACAGGTTTTGCCAGGGTTGCGGGGATTCTAGACCAGTCAAAGGTCTCCCCTGTTCCGCCCGGCGAGCCTGGCCGATAGGCATCGAGAAGCAGTGCCTTGGCATCAGAATATTCTGCCGCGGCCTGATGAAGGTCGATATCGTCACGCATACGCAGGGCTTTGATCCAAGGCCGGTCAAACTGCTGGCAAAACGAAGCCGGCTCATCGCCATGGAATTGGATAAGGTCCAAATAAGGTAAGCACTGCTCAATCAACTCAGCAGGCTGATTCACAAATAACCCGACCCTGGCCACAAAAGCAGGTACATTTGCTGCCAACTCTTGAAGCGTATCCGGCGTGATGCTGCGGGCGCTTTTAGGCCACATAACAAAGCCTAGCGCATCGACACCCAGTGCAACAGCTTGTGCAATATCTTCATGGCGGGTAAAACCGCAGAACTTGATCCGCGTGCGTGCGTAGCTAACACTCACGAAGAGGCCTCCTGTGTGGGTGTGGCACGTTTTTTGAAGGTCAGGTTCCGCCGGGCTGCTATTCGAGGGCTATCTGGCAACGTGCGTTCACCCGTCCATTCACCGGTAAATGCCAACATGTTCGGCCCTATCGGTTCCTGAGGCAATGCAAAACGCTCATCGTAAATCGAGTCAACAAAATGCAGTCCACAGGCAGGTGCAGTCACATCCCCTTGACGGCGATTCTTCAATGCCAGCAAGCGCTCAATGTGCCCTTCATCTTGGGCACCACGCCCAACACTAACCAAAGCACCGGCAATATTGCGAATCATGTGATGTAAAAACGCATTGCCCTGAATATCAATCACCACCAGCGGGCCATAGCGCTTTACTTCAACAAAATGCATTTGACGCCATGGGGTTTTGGACTGGCAGCCCGCCGCTCGGAAGCTCGAAAAATCATGCTCCCCGACCAGAGCTTGCGCTGCTCGATGCATCGCGTCGGCGTCTAGCGGGTCTCGGCACCAAGTGACATTGCTGCGCTCCAACACAGGGCGACTAATTTGGTTAAGCAGGATATAGCGATAGCGGCGCGCCAGCGCTCCCAGACGCGAGTGAAAATCATCAGAGACCGGTTTCACCCAACGAATAGCAACATCTCTTGGCAAATTGGTATTGGCACCAAAAATCCAGGCTTTTTCCGTACGCTGTGCAGGTGGGTCAAAGTGGATCACCTGACGGGTAGCATGCACACCAGAATCTGTTCGCCCACTGGCATGGATAGTCACCGGGGCATTGGCCACCTTCGCCAACGCCTCTTCAACCGCCTGCTGAATGGAGGCTGAATGTTTTAGCCGCTGAAATCCGCAAAAGCGAGTGCCATCGTACTCAATGCCCATCGCCAAACGGCCAGCCAGCGGTTGTGTCTCGTCAAAGTGGTAGAACAGCGTCATTAAGCCATGTCATCTAGAGAAGATAAGGGTTAGCTATTATCCCGGCGTGGCGGCTCGAATGCTACCTCTTCAACCTCCCACTCCTCTACTGGTACTGAATCTGCTGGTATTGAGTCTCCTGGTACTAAATCTGCTGGTACTGAGCGCGAGGGTTGTATCGAGGGGGAAGTGAATGGCACATCCTCTAGCTGGGGAGCTGCAGACCATGCTTCTGCATCCGCAGCCGCTGCCTCAAACGGAGTTTTTTCTGCCTCATTAATATCCGCGCCACCTGCAGGAGTTGCGGTGTACTGAGTGGGCGGCACCACGGCTTGCAGCGGTACAGCTTCCCACTTGCGCTCACGACGTTTACGGCCCCACACCAACGCCCCCAACAGTAACGCTAGCACAACGCTGGCAATGGGCCATTGATAAGCAGCCACCCGCTCCGAAATACCGTTGGGGTTGTCAGAAGCACTAAGAACTGGCTCAACCATAGCGTCCCGGGCAGCGGAAGCACGGGCTACTGCGGTTTGCACTTCCCGCTGTGACACGTTGAGCGCTTCGGTAAGTGCAGCCATCTCTTGGCGTAGCTCGGTAAGCTCGGTACGAAGCTGCTCGCGCTCTTCAAGCACCGGCTGAAACATGGCTTGGCTTTCTTGTAGCTGCTCTACTAAATCACTTAACGTCAGCCCCGCCAATTGCTCCTCTTGTGAAGAATATGTCAAAAGCCCGGGTTGCTGCTGTCCTTCTGGCACCTCTACCGTAGCTTGGGAGACGGCAACACTGACTGCATCTTCCCCCGCCACTCCTGTAATGCCTACGCCTCCAATAACTTGTTCAGTACCGGGCGATACAGGGGGATCTGAGAAAGTAGCTGCGGGGGCGGCTGAGAGAGCACTCGAAGAAGTAGTTGAGGGAGTAGCTGCGGGAGTAGTTGAGGGAGCCGCCTCAGGTTCAGCAGTTGGCAGGCTAGTGGAGCCTATTGTGCTATCGGCTACGCCTGGCTGACGCATCGCCCGAAACGCTTGTCGCGCATCACTGGGCGAGCGGGCCATTATTGCTTCATGGCTGGGCATCGCTAACGTTTGCCCGGCGCGCATACTATCGATATCACCCAAAGGGAATACTTCAGGGTTAGCATCCACAAGCGCAACTATCATCTGCGGCACACTCGCATCAACAGGCTTTGCTCGCTCGGCGACACCCCAAAGCGAATCACCACTAGCCACGTAGAGAGTGCTATTAGCACCTGAAGCGCCACCACTTGCACTACGTTCCCTACTATCTGGTGCGGAGGAGTGGTTACTGGGCTCAGCAGCGTTAATAAGCGGTTGCCCAACATCCGGGGTACTACTACGCATACCGGGCAGATCAAACAGCAGCGTAAGCGCTTGGCTAGTTTCGCCCTCAGGAGAAGACACGGTTAGTAGAACATCTAGCCACAGTTCATCGACAACCTGTGAGGAACTCAGCACCAGTTGATAACTGCCCGATTGCTCACGCAGCTCTGTGCGAAGTGAAGCTGCTAACGGAGTCCACTCCAACCCCTGTGCTGTAAAAGCAGTTTCATTAGCTACCGTGATATGCAAATCATCTAACGCATACTGGTCAGCATCCAGCAAAGGCACCGTTGCGCTAAGCGGTGCATTTAGCGGCGTATTAACTGACACCGGGCCTAAGCCGACAGCCAGTGCCAAGGTGCTAACAGCACTGAGCGACACCCCTAACAAACCTACTAACTTTTGTTTCATTTAGGCCCCTACTGCCGTCGATCCCCTCTGGATCGAAACCTCCTAGAGATACTCTCCACTATATCTAGGTATTCTTCATTAATCATACCTAATTTAAAATAATTACAATGATGTCACACAGCTTTCTTATGGCACTGGCGCTTAAATAAATCGTAAATAGCGACCAAAAAAATGGGAAGCTGCGAACAGCTTCCCACGTTTTGACTAACGTTTTAGGCGCGAGCTAAGCGCTCTGCTTACTGCTCACGCAGGATTTTTAGCATACGCTTAAGTGGCTCTGCGGCACCCCAAAGTAGCTGGTCACCCACACTGAATGCAGATAAGTACTCGCCCCCCATATTCAGCTTACGCAGACGCCCTACCGGAATTTGCAGCGTGCCAGTAGCGGCAGCAGGCGTTAGACCCGCAACGGTGGCGTCTTTGTCGTTGGGGATCAACTTAACCCACTCGTTATGCTTGGCAATACGCTCTTCAATTTCATCAAGCGGCACATCCTGCTTTAGCTTGATGGTAAATGCCTGACTGTGAGAGCGCATTGCACCAATGCGTACGCACAGGCCGTCGATGGGGATAGGGTTGTTTTGAAGGCCCAAAATTTTGTTGGTCTCAACACTACCTTTCCACTCTTCGCGGCTTTGGCCACTTTCGAGCTTGCTATCAATCCACGGCAGCAGGCTACCCGCTAGCGGCGCGGCAAAGTTATCGGTGGGGAAATCGCTGCTACGCATCGCAGCGGTAACTTTGCGATCAATATCGAGAATCGCGCTAGACGTATCTTTCAGCTCTTCGCCAACGCTATCGCGTAGTTGACCCATTTGGTTCAACAACTCACGCATATGTTTAGCGCCGGAACCTGAAGCCGCTTGGTAGGTCATGGAAGTCATCCACTCGACCATGTTGGCCTCGAACAGACCGCCCAGCCCCATCAGCATCAGGCTAACGGTACAGTTACCGCCCACAAATGTTTTCGCGCCTTTCGCCAACTGCGCGTCGATCACATGACGGTTAACCGGATCCAGAATAATGGTCGCTTCATCTTCCATGCGCAGGGTACTGGCAGCATCAATCCAGTAGCCTTGCCAGCCCGCTGCACGCAGGTCTTTATAAACCGGCTTGGTGTAATCACCACCTTGACAGGTAATCACTACGTCGAGCGCCTTAAGCGCTTCGATATCGAATGCATCTTTCAGCGGAGGTACGTCCACGCCGATGTCGGGACCCGGTTGGCCAACTTGAGAAGTGGTGAAGAAAATCGGCTCAATACCGTTAAAATCACCATCTTCCTGCATGCGCTGCATGAGCACAGAGCCAACCATACCACGCCATCCCACGAAACCGACTTTCAACATGTGAAGTCCTCCAACTAAGAATGAGACCAATATTATACACAAATATTAGACACAACGTCGGCCACCCAAGGGGTGGCCGACCAGTATTGCTATAACAGGTACAGCAGGCTTACTTAACGCATGACTGCTTGGCAAATGCCGCTAGTACCGCATCGCCCATTTCCACGGTGGAAACAAGGCGCATGCCTTCGGATGCGATATCTGCAGTGCGCAGCCCATCATCCAACACGTTGCCAACAGCCGCTTCGATTCGCTCAGCCATCGCCGCTTCATTAAGCGAGTAACGCAGCATCATCGCCACAGAAAGCATCATGGCCAGCGGGTTGGCAATGTTCTGCCCCGCGATATCTGGCGCGCTGCCGTGACAAGGTTCGTACATGCCCTGCCCGCTCTCGTTTAGCGATGCAGAAGGCAACATACCGATAGAGCCTGTGAGCATGGCGGCAGCATCGGAAAGAATATCGCCAAACATATTGCCCGTCACCATCACATCAAACTGCTTCGGTGCACGCACCAACTGCATGGCAGCGTTATCCACGTACATGTGGGAAAGCTCGACATCAGGATATTCCGGCGCTAGGCGATCCATAACTTCGCGCCATAGAATGGTCACTTCCAGTACGTTAGCTTTATCTACCGAGCAGAGCTTCTTGCCGCGTTTTTGAGCCATCTCAAAAGCCACGCGGCCAATGCGCTCAATCTCACTTTCGGAATAGATGTAGGTATTAAAGCCAACTCTCTCGCCGTTACGCACTTCGATGCCACGTGGCTGACCGAAGTAGATACCTCCCGTAAGCTCACGAACAATCATAATGTCCAACCCAGCGACCAGCTCAGGCTTTAGGCTAGAGGCGCTAGCCAACTGCGGGTAGAGCATGGCTGGACGAAGATTGCCGAACAAACCCAAATTCTTACGTAGCCCCAACAGACCTTTTTCAGGGCGTTTGGAGAGGTCTTCCAGCTTATCCCACTTAGGGCCACCCACCGCGCCTAACAAAATGGCGCTGGCTGCTTTGGCTTTATCCAGTGTTTCCGCTGGAAGCGGCTCACCATGCACATCGTAGGCGGAGCCACCCACAAGGCCTTCTTCAACCTCGATGTCCAAACCAGCTTCTTGGCAGGCTGTCAGTAACCGCGCCGCCTGGGCCGCAATTTCCGGGCCGATGCCATCACCCGGCAGCAGTAATACCTTATGAGTCATACAACTTCCTTAGCATTAATAATGTTGACAGTGGCTTACGCAGGTTGACGGAAC encodes the following:
- a CDS encoding phosphoribosylanthranilate isomerase, translating into MSVSYARTRIKFCGFTRHEDIAQAVALGVDALGFVMWPKSARSITPDTLQELAANVPAFVARVGLFVNQPAELIEQCLPYLDLIQFHGDEPASFCQQFDRPWIKALRMRDDIDLHQAAAEYSDAKALLLDAYRPGSPGGTGETFDWSRIPATLAKPVILAGGLTAANVAAAVNQVMPYAVDVSGGIEASHGVKDADLMASFVKQVALASAQ
- the truA gene encoding tRNA pseudouridine(38-40) synthase TruA gives rise to the protein MTLFYHFDETQPLAGRLAMGIEYDGTRFCGFQRLKHSASIQQAVEEALAKVANAPVTIHASGRTDSGVHATRQVIHFDPPAQRTEKAWIFGANTNLPRDVAIRWVKPVSDDFHSRLGALARRYRYILLNQISRPVLERSNVTWCRDPLDADAMHRAAQALVGEHDFSSFRAAGCQSKTPWRQMHFVEVKRYGPLVVIDIQGNAFLHHMIRNIAGALVSVGRGAQDEGHIERLLALKNRRQGDVTAPACGLHFVDSIYDERFALPQEPIGPNMLAFTGEWTGERTLPDSPRIAARRNLTFKKRATPTQEASS
- a CDS encoding FimV/HubP family polar landmark protein, with amino-acid sequence MKQKLVGLLGVSLSAVSTLALAVGLGPVSVNTPLNAPLSATVPLLDADQYALDDLHITVANETAFTAQGLEWTPLAASLRTELREQSGSYQLVLSSSQVVDELWLDVLLTVSSPEGETSQALTLLFDLPGMRSSTPDVGQPLINAAEPSNHSSAPDSRERSASGGASGANSTLYVASGDSLWGVAERAKPVDASVPQMIVALVDANPEVFPLGDIDSMRAGQTLAMPSHEAIMARSPSDARQAFRAMRQPGVADSTIGSTSLPTAEPEAAPSTTPAATPSTTSSSALSAAPAATFSDPPVSPGTEQVIGGVGITGVAGEDAVSVAVSQATVEVPEGQQQPGLLTYSSQEEQLAGLTLSDLVEQLQESQAMFQPVLEEREQLRTELTELRQEMAALTEALNVSQREVQTAVARASAARDAMVEPVLSASDNPNGISERVAAYQWPIASVVLALLLGALVWGRKRRERKWEAVPLQAVVPPTQYTATPAGGADINEAEKTPFEAAAADAEAWSAAPQLEDVPFTSPSIQPSRSVPADLVPGDSIPADSVPVEEWEVEEVAFEPPRRDNS
- the asd gene encoding aspartate-semialdehyde dehydrogenase encodes the protein MLKVGFVGWRGMVGSVLMQRMQEDGDFNGIEPIFFTTSQVGQPGPDIGVDVPPLKDAFDIEALKALDVVITCQGGDYTKPVYKDLRAAGWQGYWIDAASTLRMEDEATIILDPVNRHVIDAQLAKGAKTFVGGNCTVSLMLMGLGGLFEANMVEWMTSMTYQAASGSGAKHMRELLNQMGQLRDSVGEELKDTSSAILDIDRKVTAAMRSSDFPTDNFAAPLAGSLLPWIDSKLESGQSREEWKGSVETNKILGLQNNPIPIDGLCVRIGAMRSHSQAFTIKLKQDVPLDEIEERIAKHNEWVKLIPNDKDATVAGLTPAAATGTLQIPVGRLRKLNMGGEYLSAFSVGDQLLWGAAEPLKRMLKILREQ
- the leuB gene encoding 3-isopropylmalate dehydrogenase, with product MTHKVLLLPGDGIGPEIAAQAARLLTACQEAGLDIEVEEGLVGGSAYDVHGEPLPAETLDKAKAASAILLGAVGGPKWDKLEDLSKRPEKGLLGLRKNLGLFGNLRPAMLYPQLASASSLKPELVAGLDIMIVRELTGGIYFGQPRGIEVRNGERVGFNTYIYSESEIERIGRVAFEMAQKRGKKLCSVDKANVLEVTILWREVMDRLAPEYPDVELSHMYVDNAAMQLVRAPKQFDVMVTGNMFGDILSDAAAMLTGSIGMLPSASLNESGQGMYEPCHGSAPDIAGQNIANPLAMMLSVAMMLRYSLNEAAMAERIEAAVGNVLDDGLRTADIASEGMRLVSTVEMGDAVLAAFAKQSCVK